In Campylobacteraceae bacterium, one DNA window encodes the following:
- a CDS encoding AAA family ATPase produces the protein MIDALLIGILCNGHILLEGVPGLAKTTTVKAFAQSLDIDFKRVQFTPDLLPSDIIGAQIYDMKEGEFKIKKGPIFTNLLLADEINRAPAKVQAALLEVMQERQITIAEDTYMLEEPFLVLATQNPIESAGAYELPEAQLDRFMFKIIVDYNTKEEEYEIASKVTNSSFETINKVFTKEDLFLLKKEILKVHIDKELEEYIVNLIFASREPALYGLEHIAPYIQFGASPRATIDMFKAVKAKAYIRGNDYVSPLDIALIFKEVLRHRVILSYEAQAKEINIDDILQTILEKVSIP, from the coding sequence ATGATTGATGCTTTATTAATAGGTATTTTATGTAATGGCCATATTTTATTAGAAGGTGTTCCAGGACTTGCTAAAACAACTACGGTTAAAGCCTTTGCCCAAAGTTTAGACATAGATTTTAAAAGAGTGCAATTCACACCTGACTTATTACCAAGTGATATTATAGGAGCTCAAATATATGATATGAAAGAAGGTGAGTTTAAAATTAAAAAAGGTCCCATTTTTACAAACTTACTTTTAGCAGATGAAATAAACAGAGCACCTGCTAAAGTTCAAGCTGCCCTTCTTGAAGTTATGCAAGAACGTCAAATAACCATCGCAGAAGATACCTATATGCTGGAAGAACCATTTTTAGTTTTGGCTACTCAAAATCCAATTGAATCAGCAGGTGCTTATGAATTACCAGAAGCGCAACTGGACAGGTTTATGTTTAAAATAATTGTGGATTATAATACAAAAGAAGAAGAGTATGAAATTGCTTCAAAAGTAACAAACTCTAGTTTTGAAACTATAAATAAAGTATTTACAAAAGAAGATTTGTTTTTATTAAAAAAAGAAATCCTAAAAGTTCATATTGATAAAGAACTAGAAGAATATATTGTTAATCTAATTTTTGCAAGTAGAGAGCCTGCTTTGTATGGATTAGAACACATAGCCCCTTATATACAATTTGGAGCAAGCCCTAGAGCTACTATTGATATGTTTAAAGCAGTAAAAGCAAAAGCCTATATTAGAGGGAATGATTATGTTTCTCCTTTAGACATTGCTTTGATTTTTAAAGAAGTATTACGGCATCGTGTCATTTTATCTTATGAAGCGCAAGCAAAAGAAATTAATATTGATGATATTTTACAAACAATCTTAGAAAAAGTAAGTATTCCTTAG
- the rpsB gene encoding 30S ribosomal protein S2, whose protein sequence is MVTMKDLLECGVHFGHQTRRWNPKMKKFIFGVRKNIYIIDLQKTLRYFRYTYNVVKEAAAEGQTMIFVGTKKQARDAVKKAAIDCGMPYVNHRWLGGMLTNYGTIKKSIRKLEIIKRMREEGQLDLLTKKEALMLSRKEVKLELYLGGIKEMHKLPDLMFVVDAVKEKIAILEARRLGIKVVAPLDTNCDPDLVDFPIPGNDDAIRSVQLFCNEMAAAINEGKAILAEETGTDEEVISETETAEVVAEAVAEAEKTETATEAK, encoded by the coding sequence ATGGTTACAATGAAAGACTTATTAGAATGTGGAGTTCACTTCGGACACCAAACAAGAAGATGGAATCCAAAAATGAAAAAATTCATTTTCGGTGTAAGAAAAAATATTTATATTATTGATTTACAAAAAACATTAAGATACTTTAGATACACATATAATGTAGTTAAAGAAGCAGCTGCTGAAGGTCAAACAATGATTTTCGTAGGTACTAAAAAACAAGCAAGAGATGCCGTTAAAAAAGCAGCAATTGATTGTGGTATGCCTTACGTTAACCATAGATGGTTAGGTGGGATGTTAACAAACTACGGAACAATTAAAAAATCAATTAGAAAATTAGAAATTATTAAAAGAATGAGAGAAGAAGGTCAATTAGATCTTTTAACTAAAAAAGAAGCATTAATGCTTTCTAGAAAAGAAGTTAAGTTAGAATTATACTTAGGTGGAATTAAAGAAATGCATAAATTACCAGACTTAATGTTTGTTGTTGATGCTGTTAAAGAAAAAATTGCAATCTTAGAAGCAAGAAGATTAGGAATCAAAGTTGTAGCTCCTTTAGATACTAACTGTGATCCTGATTTAGTTGATTTTCCAATTCCAGGAAATGATGATGCTATTAGATCAGTACAATTATTTTGTAATGAAATGGCTGCTGCAATTAATGAAGGTAAAGCTATTTTAGCTGAAGAAACTGGAACTGATGAAGAAGTTATTAGTGAAACTGAAACTGCTGAAGTAGTTGCAGAAGCAGTAGCTGAAGCTGAGAAAACTGAAACTGCAACTGAGGCTAAGTAA
- a CDS encoding elongation factor Ts: MAGSTPKLIKELRAMTGAGMLDCRNALNETEGDLDKAVQALREAGLGKAAKKAGNVAAEGLISVTVNASGSKATMLELNAQTDFVAKNDNFIAITKEIVEHAASNDITDAAALAASSVNGLIFPEYLAGKIATVGENLVARKVAAVSSDVVNAYVHTNGRVGVLLAATCDDAAVEKTATLLKSLAMHASAMKPTVIAYTDLDASFVESENRAIVAEIEAGNDELKRLKKPLKNIPQFVSKSQLTETAINTAKEEMKAELLASGKPENIIENIVKGKIARWIEDNCQLDGRLALLSQAYVMDDKKTVEQAIAAVDASIKITAYIRFELGEGIEKKEEDFAAEVAAQMAK; this comes from the coding sequence ATGGCTGGTTCAACTCCTAAATTAATCAAAGAATTAAGAGCTATGACAGGGGCAGGAATGCTTGATTGTCGAAATGCGCTTAATGAAACTGAAGGTGATTTAGATAAAGCTGTTCAAGCTTTAAGAGAAGCTGGACTTGGTAAAGCTGCTAAAAAAGCTGGAAACGTTGCTGCTGAAGGATTAATTTCTGTTACAGTTAACGCTTCTGGATCTAAAGCTACAATGTTAGAGCTTAATGCTCAAACTGACTTTGTTGCAAAAAATGATAACTTTATTGCTATTACTAAAGAAATCGTTGAGCATGCTGCTTCTAATGATATTACAGATGCTGCTGCTTTAGCTGCATCATCTGTAAATGGACTTATTTTTCCAGAATATTTAGCAGGTAAAATTGCTACTGTTGGTGAAAACTTAGTTGCTAGAAAAGTAGCTGCTGTTTCTTCTGACGTTGTAAATGCTTATGTACATACAAATGGTAGAGTTGGAGTTTTATTAGCTGCAACTTGTGATGATGCTGCTGTTGAAAAAACAGCTACATTATTAAAATCACTTGCTATGCATGCATCTGCTATGAAACCTACAGTAATTGCTTATACTGATTTAGATGCTTCTTTTGTTGAATCTGAAAACAGAGCAATTGTTGCAGAAATTGAAGCTGGGAATGATGAATTAAAAAGATTGAAAAAACCTTTAAAAAACATCCCTCAGTTTGTTTCTAAGTCACAATTAACAGAAACTGCAATTAATACTGCAAAAGAAGAAATGAAAGCTGAACTTTTAGCATCTGGTAAACCAGAAAACATTATTGAAAATATTGTTAAAGGTAAAATAGCACGTTGGATTGAAGATAACTGTCAATTAGATGGAAGACTTGCTTTATTATCACAAGCATACGTAATGGATGACAAAAAAACAGTTGAGCAAGCAATTGCTGCTGTTGATGCATCTATTAAAATTACTGCTTACATCCGTTTTGAACTGGGTGAAGGTATTGAGAAAAAAGAAGAAGATTTTGCTGCAGAAGTTGCTGCACAAATGGCAAAATAA
- a CDS encoding ATP-binding cassette domain-containing protein produces the protein MINSETNSEDFHSSPLPSKLLLEAKNISHSFDYPLFNKINLSLYEQESIAIIGVSGTGKSTLLNILSSLLKPNLGELFYNNTNIYELKDKKLLNIRRKDFGIIFQAHYLFRGFNAQENLEIASLLSGHALDKNLLEDLDITHVMKQGVGELSGGQQQRLSIARIISKKPSIIFADEPTGNLDKETAKEVMNTVFSYIKKNNAGLILVTHEEDLAYECDKVFKLINNELKELK, from the coding sequence ATGATTAATTCTGAGACAAACAGCGAAGATTTTCATTCAAGTCCTCTTCCTTCCAAGCTCCTACTTGAAGCAAAAAACATATCACATTCTTTTGATTACCCTTTATTTAATAAAATTAATTTAAGTCTTTATGAGCAAGAAAGTATTGCTATTATTGGTGTTAGTGGAACAGGTAAATCTACTTTATTAAATATTTTAAGCTCACTTCTAAAACCAAATTTAGGTGAACTTTTTTACAATAATACAAATATTTATGAGTTAAAAGACAAAAAACTTTTAAATATAAGAAGAAAAGATTTTGGTATAATATTTCAAGCGCACTATTTATTTAGAGGTTTCAATGCGCAAGAAAATCTTGAAATAGCTTCTTTGTTAAGTGGTCACGCTTTAGATAAGAATTTATTAGAGGATTTAGATATCACGCATGTTATGAAACAAGGTGTAGGTGAGTTAAGTGGTGGGCAACAACAGCGTTTATCTATTGCACGAATTATTTCTAAAAAACCAAGTATCATTTTTGCAGATGAACCAACAGGTAATTTAGATAAAGAAACAGCAAAAGAAGTTATGAATACTGTTTTTTCTTATATAAAAAAGAATAATGCAGGTTTGATCTTAGTTACACATGAAGAAGATTTAGCGTATGAGTGTGATAAAGTATTTAAATTAATTAATAATGAACTTAAGGAGTTAAAATGA
- the gmk gene encoding guanylate kinase, with protein sequence MINEKKGAILILSGPSGCGKSTLLKEVYKDIKDYYFSISTTTRAPRTGEIDGIDYSFVSKEDFKEDIKEGHFLEWAEVHGNFYGTSLKPIKRALSAGKLVIFDIDVQGHEIVRKKMPTNVTSVFISTPSLEVLEKRLRARGTDKKDVINKRLDNAKTEIKYFKKYDYFIVNDDLHTASKQLVSIANITRIKASLFDDDKLLSAWYK encoded by the coding sequence ATGATAAATGAAAAAAAAGGCGCTATTTTAATTCTCTCAGGTCCTAGTGGTTGTGGAAAATCGACTTTATTAAAAGAAGTGTATAAAGATATAAAAGATTACTATTTCTCTATTTCAACTACCACACGAGCTCCTAGAACAGGTGAAATTGATGGAATAGATTATTCTTTTGTTTCCAAAGAAGATTTTAAAGAAGATATAAAAGAAGGACATTTTTTAGAATGGGCAGAAGTTCATGGAAATTTTTATGGTACGTCTTTAAAACCAATTAAAAGAGCTCTCAGTGCTGGTAAATTAGTTATTTTTGATATTGATGTACAAGGACATGAAATTGTACGAAAAAAGATGCCTACTAATGTTACTTCAGTTTTTATAAGTACTCCCTCTTTAGAAGTATTAGAGAAAAGATTACGTGCAAGAGGAACAGATAAAAAAGATGTCATTAATAAAAGATTAGACAATGCAAAAACGGAGATTAAGTATTTTAAAAAATATGATTATTTTATTGTAAACGATGATTTACATACAGCCTCTAAACAATTAGTTAGCATTGCTAATATTACAAGAATAAAAGCAAGCTTATTTGATGATGACAAACTGTTAAGCGCTTGGTATAAATAA
- a CDS encoding EAL domain-containing protein produces the protein MIENISILKNITILYAEDEDNLREITLNILKGFTKKQFVAKDGKEGLALFKEHEKDIDLIITDINMPLMNGLTMIKKIKAINPRIPIIVATAFSNTEYLLDAIDMGVDKYVLKPIDMKKLLQLMSQSLLYHELKDLYIDKLTHLPNRNKLKKDLSVNEVDLMALINIDKFSTINDLYGEVNGDEILCQFAKKIQEDFKEETFTIYRIEADKFAIVTLGTNLSINEFKERCTIFAEKIERSAILIGEHSIDLHITIGIAKAKAEDVFRYTQRVINYARKKFEQILIYEDSYNFQEDFEENMRWVKKVKNGIQNNLFTAYYQPIIDTKTKEIYKYEALIRYIEEDGKAIAPHKFLDIAKKVKLYPKIIEIMLEKALIFIKVKKKRVSINISFADISSVKTQECIFTKLEEHKNLTSMLEFEILESEEISDFASVQRFIAQVRTYGCTVGVDDFGAGYSNFNMLTHLDIDFVKIDGSLIKEIDQSLNQEIIVETISNFSKKLGLKTVAEYVCNEAVYEKVKLLDLDYSQGYYFSEPLAFDEV, from the coding sequence ATGATTGAAAACATTTCTATATTAAAAAATATTACAATATTATATGCAGAAGATGAAGATAATTTACGAGAAATCACACTAAATATATTAAAAGGTTTTACCAAAAAACAATTCGTAGCAAAAGATGGAAAAGAAGGTTTGGCTTTATTTAAAGAGCATGAAAAAGACATAGATTTAATTATTACAGATATAAATATGCCATTAATGAATGGTTTAACTATGATTAAAAAAATCAAAGCTATTAATCCCAGAATTCCTATTATTGTAGCAACTGCCTTTTCAAATACAGAATACTTACTTGATGCAATTGATATGGGTGTAGACAAATATGTTTTAAAACCAATTGATATGAAAAAACTCCTTCAATTAATGAGTCAATCTTTACTTTATCATGAATTAAAAGATTTATATATAGACAAATTAACCCACCTTCCCAATAGAAATAAACTCAAAAAAGACTTATCGGTAAACGAAGTAGATTTAATGGCTTTAATTAATATTGATAAGTTCTCAACCATAAATGATCTTTATGGAGAAGTAAATGGGGATGAAATCCTTTGCCAATTTGCAAAAAAAATACAAGAAGATTTCAAAGAAGAAACATTTACAATTTATCGTATTGAAGCAGATAAATTTGCAATTGTTACCTTAGGAACAAACTTAAGTATAAATGAATTTAAAGAACGCTGTACCATTTTTGCAGAAAAAATAGAACGAAGTGCAATCTTAATAGGTGAGCATTCTATTGATTTACATATCACAATAGGAATTGCAAAAGCCAAAGCAGAAGATGTTTTTAGGTATACACAAAGAGTAATTAATTATGCAAGAAAAAAGTTTGAACAAATTTTAATTTATGAAGATTCATATAACTTTCAAGAAGATTTTGAAGAAAATATGCGTTGGGTTAAAAAAGTAAAAAATGGAATACAAAACAATCTTTTTACGGCATATTACCAGCCTATCATTGATACAAAAACCAAAGAAATCTATAAATATGAAGCACTGATTCGTTATATTGAAGAAGATGGAAAAGCAATTGCACCTCATAAATTTTTGGACATTGCAAAAAAAGTAAAACTTTACCCCAAAATTATCGAAATAATGTTAGAAAAAGCATTGATTTTTATTAAAGTAAAGAAAAAAAGAGTATCCATTAATATTTCATTTGCCGATATATCTTCTGTTAAAACCCAAGAATGCATTTTTACAAAATTAGAAGAGCATAAAAATCTTACTTCAATGTTAGAGTTTGAAATTTTAGAAAGTGAAGAAATATCTGATTTCGCTTCCGTACAGCGTTTTATCGCCCAAGTGAGAACCTATGGTTGTACGGTGGGAGTAGATGATTTTGGTGCAGGATATTCAAATTTTAATATGTTAACGCATTTGGATATTGATTTTGTAAAAATTGATGGTTCTTTAATCAAAGAAATAGATCAATCTCTTAATCAAGAAATAATTGTAGAAACCATTTCAAACTTTTCTAAAAAGTTGGGCTTAAAAACGGTTGCTGAATATGTTTGTAATGAAGCAGTATACGAAAAAGTAAAACTTCTAGATTTGGATTATTCACAGGGCTATTATTTCTCAGAACCCCTTGCTTTTGATGAAGTATAA
- a CDS encoding heavy metal translocating P-type ATPase metal-binding domain-containing protein: MNEFTRKNALSVKCNHCQIAFKNEIMIEENNLFFCCKGCQSVYYLLQDEDLGSFYNKLGSKTLASVKKYEKNDLNNFDEDSFFSNYVKETQEGFSHIDLIIEGIHCAACIWLNEKILFETDGIIEAKINFTNNKARIIFDKNEIKLSSIISKIRSIGYDAYAYEVSLADENASEAKKDYFIRMMVAVFSSVNIMMLGVAKYTGFFTGIDDDIKHMIHMAEFILCTPVLFYSGSVFFKGAYYALKNKIINMDFLVCSGAGLSYVYSLYILLGGAGESYFDSVSMIITFVLVGKYLEVIGKKSALDTLDTIKSKVPLFATLVKKDGKKVVAIAEIKVGDVLELKTGEQACVDGELLAYESSFDEAALSGESLSVDKKEKDPIYSSSINLGSLIQYKALKTYEKSTLNSIVVLLEDSLNHKPKIEEKANEFSKVFSLLVLGISLGTFFTWYFLGLSMGFSYGNISVFEKSFIVAISVIVIACPCALALATPMASLIGISSLAKKGLLFKEAKYIEEMAKADVMVLDKTGTLTNGLLSVKDFKLSNNNIFHLNLMYSLVDSSTHPISKALKKYLEEKYSDLEYLKIDKIKNINGKGLSAFYENIKKESFELLGGSSSLLKEHNISTSFKSSSSEYIFCINKEVFACVTLEDELKDDAKDFIAYTKKNNIKTVILSGDNINVVEKIAKELDIKEFYGNINPIEKANYIKGLKEQNKRVIMVGDGVNDALALSYANVSIVMKSGTDIAISVSDIVILNNSLKSLKDALILSKRTYFFIKQNLLISLVYNMITIPLAVFGLVIPLVAALSMSLSSLIVVLNSLRIKNKG, encoded by the coding sequence ATGAATGAATTTACTAGGAAAAATGCCTTGAGTGTAAAATGTAATCACTGTCAAATTGCTTTTAAAAATGAAATAATGATTGAAGAAAATAACTTATTCTTTTGCTGTAAAGGCTGTCAAAGCGTTTATTATCTCTTACAAGATGAGGATTTAGGTTCTTTTTATAATAAGCTTGGAAGTAAAACTTTAGCTTCTGTTAAAAAATACGAAAAAAATGATTTAAATAATTTTGATGAAGACAGTTTTTTTTCAAATTATGTAAAAGAAACCCAAGAAGGTTTCTCTCATATTGATTTAATCATTGAGGGAATTCATTGTGCAGCGTGTATTTGGTTAAACGAAAAAATTCTTTTTGAAACAGATGGAATCATTGAAGCTAAGATAAATTTTACGAATAATAAAGCCAGAATTATTTTTGATAAAAATGAAATTAAATTATCAAGTATTATTTCAAAAATTAGATCTATTGGTTACGATGCTTATGCTTACGAAGTTTCTTTAGCAGATGAAAATGCAAGTGAAGCAAAAAAAGATTATTTTATTAGAATGATGGTAGCGGTTTTCTCCTCTGTGAATATTATGATGTTGGGTGTGGCTAAATATACTGGCTTTTTTACAGGTATTGATGATGATATAAAACATATGATCCATATGGCTGAGTTTATACTTTGTACTCCTGTATTGTTTTATTCTGGGAGTGTTTTTTTTAAGGGTGCTTATTATGCTTTGAAAAACAAAATCATTAATATGGATTTTTTAGTTTGTTCAGGGGCTGGTTTATCTTATGTATATTCTTTATATATTCTATTAGGGGGTGCGGGGGAAAGTTATTTTGATTCTGTAAGCATGATTATTACTTTTGTTTTAGTAGGTAAATACTTAGAAGTCATTGGAAAAAAATCCGCCCTTGATACCTTGGATACTATTAAATCAAAAGTACCTTTATTTGCAACCTTAGTTAAAAAAGACGGAAAAAAGGTTGTAGCTATTGCTGAAATTAAAGTAGGCGATGTTTTGGAGCTTAAAACAGGTGAACAAGCTTGTGTTGATGGTGAATTATTGGCCTATGAAAGTTCTTTTGATGAAGCCGCTTTAAGTGGTGAATCTTTAAGTGTTGACAAAAAAGAAAAAGACCCAATTTACAGCTCTAGTATTAATTTAGGTTCTTTGATTCAATATAAAGCCTTAAAAACCTATGAAAAATCTACGTTAAATTCTATTGTTGTTTTGTTAGAAGATTCCTTAAATCATAAACCTAAAATTGAAGAAAAAGCCAATGAATTCTCAAAAGTATTTTCCCTTCTTGTTTTAGGTATATCTTTAGGAACTTTTTTCACTTGGTACTTTTTGGGTTTATCTATGGGTTTTTCTTATGGAAATATTTCTGTATTTGAGAAATCTTTTATTGTTGCTATTTCTGTAATAGTAATTGCTTGTCCTTGCGCTTTAGCGTTAGCAACACCAATGGCTTCTTTAATTGGAATATCAAGTTTGGCAAAAAAAGGTTTGTTATTTAAAGAAGCCAAATACATTGAAGAAATGGCAAAAGCAGATGTAATGGTTCTTGATAAAACGGGTACCTTAACAAATGGACTTTTGAGTGTCAAAGACTTTAAGTTAAGTAATAATAATATTTTCCATCTTAATTTAATGTATTCTTTAGTGGATTCTTCTACTCATCCTATTTCAAAAGCACTTAAAAAGTATTTAGAAGAAAAATACAGTGATCTGGAATATTTAAAGATAGATAAAATTAAAAATATTAATGGAAAGGGCTTAAGTGCTTTTTATGAAAATATCAAAAAAGAGAGTTTTGAGCTTTTAGGTGGAAGTAGCTCCTTATTAAAAGAGCATAATATATCTACTTCTTTTAAAAGTTCTTCTTCTGAGTATATATTTTGTATTAATAAAGAAGTATTTGCCTGTGTTACTTTAGAAGATGAATTAAAAGATGATGCAAAAGATTTTATTGCTTATACAAAGAAAAACAATATAAAAACAGTTATCTTGAGTGGTGATAATATTAATGTTGTAGAAAAGATTGCAAAAGAATTAGATATTAAAGAATTTTATGGAAATATAAATCCCATAGAAAAAGCAAATTATATCAAAGGTTTGAAAGAACAGAACAAAAGAGTTATTATGGTGGGAGATGGAGTAAATGATGCTTTGGCATTATCTTATGCTAATGTTTCCATTGTTATGAAAAGTGGTACAGATATTGCAATTTCAGTTTCAGATATTGTTATTTTAAATAACTCTCTTAAATCATTAAAAGATGCACTTATTTTGTCAAAAAGAACGTATTTTTTTATTAAACAAAATCTTTTAATTTCTTTAGTTTATAATATGATTACTATTCCTTTAGCTGTTTTTGGATTAGTGATTCCCTTAGTGGCAGCATTATCTATGAGTCTAAGTTCATTAATAGTAGTATTGAATTCACTTAGAATTAAAAACAAAGGTTAA
- the ccoS gene encoding cbb3-type cytochrome oxidase assembly protein CcoS: MISDTLFMMLFVGLFLSFIILGFFIWGAKTGQFDDTSKMMDGLLFDSEDDLNDAVKKEKKISEAKNKFKNSK, translated from the coding sequence ATGATTTCAGATACGCTCTTTATGATGTTATTTGTTGGTTTATTTCTTTCTTTTATTATTTTGGGATTTTTTATCTGGGGTGCAAAAACAGGGCAGTTTGATGATACTTCTAAAATGATGGATGGTTTATTATTTGACAGTGAAGATGACTTAAACGATGCGGTAAAAAAAGAAAAAAAGATTAGTGAAGCAAAAAATAAATTTAAAAACTCGAAATAA
- a CDS encoding cytochrome C, translating into MKKTFFIFFLLTSTLFANIFSVCASCHGFNGNEKALSKSQIIKGWSKERITFALQGYKNGSYGGEMKGIMKGQVMRLSQKDIKELALLISSF; encoded by the coding sequence GTGAAGAAAACTTTTTTTATCTTTTTTTTATTAACATCTACTCTTTTTGCTAATATTTTTTCTGTATGCGCATCTTGCCATGGCTTTAATGGCAATGAAAAAGCCTTAAGTAAATCCCAAATAATAAAAGGTTGGAGCAAAGAAAGAATTACTTTTGCACTACAAGGTTATAAGAATGGCAGTTATGGAGGAGAAATGAAAGGTATAATGAAAGGGCAAGTTATGAGACTTAGTCAAAAAGATATTAAAGAACTGGCACTTCTTATTTCGAGTTTTTAA
- a CDS encoding ferrochelatase, translated as MKQKNKALVLMNMGGARNKDELKLFLNNMFNDKNIITFKSTFLRYCLAKIIVLSRLNKAWENYVKIGGSSPLHSITIKLVNKLNNKLENYEVKQVMRYTPPFAQEACDSLQELNIKELVLLPLYPQYSTTTTKSSLEDFMNVKNFNFKTRIIEPFYKNDLFNTIIINDIKKSVLSTKGYNLIFSAHGLPQKIVDAGDPYQEQVREHVAILIEKLKKEDLEFTSVNLAYQSKVGPMKWITPSLDDKLKEFKNERVLIYPISFIIDNSETIFELDIEYREIAKSHGISDYKVCPCVNDSDAFVSFIEELIKE; from the coding sequence ATGAAGCAAAAAAATAAAGCATTGGTTTTAATGAATATGGGTGGCGCTAGAAATAAAGATGAATTAAAACTATTTTTAAATAACATGTTTAATGATAAAAATATCATAACTTTTAAAAGTACTTTTTTACGATATTGTCTGGCAAAAATAATTGTATTATCGCGTTTAAATAAAGCCTGGGAAAACTATGTAAAAATTGGTGGTTCTTCTCCTCTTCATTCTATTACTATAAAATTAGTTAATAAATTAAACAATAAACTAGAAAACTATGAAGTAAAACAAGTTATGCGTTATACCCCTCCTTTTGCCCAAGAAGCATGCGATTCTTTGCAAGAGCTAAATATTAAAGAACTAGTATTACTGCCTTTATATCCCCAATACTCTACAACAACAACTAAATCTTCCTTAGAAGATTTCATGAATGTCAAAAACTTTAATTTTAAAACACGAATTATTGAGCCTTTTTATAAAAATGATCTTTTTAATACTATTATAATTAATGATATTAAAAAATCTGTATTAAGTACGAAAGGTTACAATTTAATTTTTTCGGCCCATGGTTTACCTCAAAAAATTGTTGATGCAGGGGATCCTTATCAAGAACAAGTAAGGGAACATGTAGCTATTTTAATTGAAAAATTAAAAAAAGAGGACCTTGAATTTACATCTGTTAATTTAGCGTATCAATCAAAAGTAGGGCCTATGAAATGGATTACACCTTCCTTGGATGATAAATTAAAAGAATTTAAAAATGAACGTGTTTTAATTTATCCTATTTCTTTTATAATTGATAACTCAGAAACTATATTTGAGTTAGATATAGAATACAGAGAAATTGCAAAATCACACGGTATTAGTGACTATAAAGTTTGTCCTTGTGTCAATGACTCAGATGCTTTTGTTTCTTTTATTGAAGAGTTAATAAAAGAATAA
- the amrA gene encoding AmmeMemoRadiSam system protein A, which translates to MENNLLLEIVYAAIKEEFDPKIYIKKDFLLKEHKLLNKVEASFVTLKLNNRLRGCIGSLQAHKILLEDLIHNAKAAAFRDPRFAPLTKEEFENIHIEISLLSSSLEVKYSNVDDLKSKIKINTHGVILKHGNNSATFLPQVWEQLNSFELFFDALCKKAGLPYSCLEENPRIFTYEVKKIQ; encoded by the coding sequence ATGGAAAATAATCTTTTATTAGAAATTGTATATGCGGCAATAAAAGAAGAATTTGATCCTAAGATTTATATAAAAAAAGATTTTCTATTAAAAGAACACAAGCTTTTAAATAAAGTAGAAGCTAGTTTTGTTACTTTAAAACTTAACAATCGATTAAGAGGCTGTATAGGCTCCTTACAAGCCCACAAAATACTTTTAGAAGATCTTATCCATAATGCAAAAGCGGCTGCTTTTAGAGACCCCCGGTTTGCTCCTTTAACAAAAGAAGAATTTGAAAATATTCACATAGAGATTTCTCTTTTATCCTCTTCTTTAGAAGTGAAATATTCAAATGTAGATGATTTAAAATCTAAAATCAAAATAAATACACATGGTGTAATACTAAAGCATGGAAATAATAGCGCAACCTTTTTACCTCAAGTTTGGGAACAATTAAACAGTTTTGAGCTTTTTTTTGATGCTTTATGTAAAAAAGCAGGTCTTCCTTATTCTTGTTTAGAAGAAAATCCTAGAATTTTCACCTATGAAGTAAAAAAAATACAATAA